The sequence below is a genomic window from Penaeus monodon isolate SGIC_2016 chromosome 14, NSTDA_Pmon_1, whole genome shotgun sequence.
TAAAGATAATTAGTTTTAGTGATGTGTTGGGTATCTGCAATAAAAGATCTGCAATTATATATTTGCATCTGCAAATGAGAAATGTGAATATTGCAAATAATCagatatttttatcttctatgtagctccatcctctctctcttttgttgtttatgtattctctgtctcctttctttcctcttacacctcctctctctcagtccgTCTCTGCCTTGTTTTTGCAATCTATCTTTCCCATCTCTCcagctcttcttttctttctgtctttctgcatttctgtcttctctgtctatctatctatctatctgtgtctgtgtcttctaATCCTACTCACCGGGCTTATCTAGAGAAACAACATTATTGGTTTAGTCCTATAAATCTACCAGTCTTTTTACAGCAATTAAAGAGTATAAACAAAAGGACTGTCAAATAGGCAGAAGATGATGTGAAAAAGTATGTGAGAGATCATAAAAGTGAAGTAGGATTTAGTAGAAATGCTGTGATGATTTtattagataaatgaaataaagagaattcaaAAGAATCTGAAACAAATTCTGAGATAAACCAAGGGTACCGGTGACGAGTTTATCAATTTCTGATTTTTGACAGATGGTTGCTAAATCTTGTGGATATGTTATGCACTTTATCTTGATGACAGTATCATTCTATACaatgcaatattttttcttaGGGTAGTTATCCATATATGTCTTGCCTAGTCTTCAGTCTGAGAGGTACAATGTGCTTATTCAGGATTTTTTAATTGACTAACCATTGGCAGTCTTTAGTTTTTCGTATTAGATAATTAAAAGCTGTAGTTTATCTGCACAATTCTTAACTCctttaagggagggagagggagagaaggaagtaaacagatagagactgacagacaaaaatacaaaccTGTAAAGATGTAAAATGTTGAGTATATTTCAGTTACTAATACTATTTTGTTTGTGAAAGTATTGAGATCACTGTCGCAGCGACAACGACCAGTTTTTACTTACCATTtgattcaaaccttttttttgtttgttttgtttatgcttCAGACAGCTtacccataatatatttttttttaaatattcacatacaactcaaaatatatatcagaatttttttatgtatttcttgtCATTTACCTAACCTTCTCTTAACATTCGTAATTCTAGGTTGTGTAACTTCTAAATCCAACTATATTTATATGGTTTCAGCAGGTATTTATCATTCCAAGTGCTTTATAAAATAGCAAATAAATGTGTAGAAGTGTAATGACTCTGAATTGAATGTAGATTGTTTGCAAGAAatcttttggaaaaataaaaaacaaaaatcacattaCATTGATATCACATCAGTAACATGCTTAATCTAGTTGGTCAGGTATTCATTCACCTGTCTGTTGCCAAAGATAAACTTAAAATTAACACAATTATCATGTAACTGTAACATCATCTTAACAGTATCATATTAGTAAAGaaattagtttcattttcttgcctctgccaaaaaaattatcacaTACTGTTACTCTACTTTAATAATGAGTATAAGATAAAACTGCAATTTTAACTTTGCATTTGTTTACCACAGTAGCAGCAAGAGTGTAGGGGAAGACCAAAATTCTTGTAAACTGTTTGTATGCAATGACGGTGAAGCATGAAACACTATAAtgttatggaaaaaatatatgtttgtgtataatatgagAAAAATGGTATGTTTTAAATGTAACAAGTTAACATTAAATCTACCCTGATATATTATATGGGGTATTGCCTCTTActtatgtatactcatatatatcacaGGAAAGTTAATCATCCTTTCAGTAGGATTATCCTAAACATGGTAAGGGAATGATTTACCCCCAAACAAATTATTGCATGCAGATGAGGTGAGGAGGTCCAGAATGATTAATGCAATGAAGTTCCTCATCAGTGAGTCCCCAGCGAGCAAGATGGCCCACGCTCCTGAGGGTTGGAAGGAGTGTCAGGCTCTTAACAGAGGCCAAAGTCAAATAGGGTGAAGCAACAGTGAATGACTGTAACGCATTTAGCTTTCCAGAGATCACAAGCTGTTTCACATGGGTATCAGAGAGAGCACTGCCTTCCCATTCTGAAGCAACAAAGTCTAAACTAAGGCTATGTAATTTTTTACTAGATGTGAGAAGATGCATTGTTGAATTTGGTGGCAGAAATTGCAGGCTAAGCTTCTCCAAACTGGAAAATGGGTCTGGAGAAAGACCTTTTGGATTTGACAGCCAACAATCTGCCATTGACAAAGACTTTAGTTCAGGTAGCTGAGAAAGTTCATGCAGGCATTTGTCTGATATGTTAAAGCCTGTAAGACTGAGACTGTTGATCTGGTTTTTGTAAGTCAGGAGAAGTGGCAATAGAATAGACCCATTGAGTTTAGGAGCCGAAGAAGCAAAGGATGGATAATAACTTAGTTTAAAGTCTGTCAGCTGAGCAAAGGATTCTAATGCATTAAGGGTCTCCTCGGCGTTCAGTTCAACATTCAGCGATATTTCTGTTGTAGATGGACAGAGCCTACTAACTTCCAAAATTTCAGACCTTGTGGCATTACCTAAGGAAATCTTCTGCAACTTAAGTTTTCTTGCAGTTGTGCTACCATGTTCTTTTTCCAGTGATAACCCAAGTCTTACATATTCACGGATGCATGGTTTGATGTCCCTGTGAGGATTGTAAAAATGTAACTCTGGAAACAGTACTAAGATGAGGTGATAGACTGGAGATGAGATGTTCTGAAATGACATGCTAAATTTCCGTAGATACTTACTGAGGTGTGTTGATGAATACCGACAATCTCTAAGGGCCTCAACTACTTCACTACCTGTTTTAAATGGCAAGCCACACAACTTATTGATTATACCTTCTTCTGTAACTGTACTGCTGCCAATATCAAGTTCCTGTAGTGACAGAGTAGAAATAGTCTCAAGGGCTGAGTTATCACAGAGTTCTGAATGAAGCGTTAGGCTTGCGAGATTAGTTTTCTTCAGGAACTGTAGTAAAATGCCTTGGCACTCTAGCACAGCGGATTTACAAGACTTGAACTTGGCCTTCGGGAGCACCAATCTATTGACTTGATCCGGAGGCAGTTTTTCATTTATCTCTGCCATCAGCGCGTCAAGACAAGTTTCGGGGACACCTGAAAGATCGAGCGGGAAGGAGCGTCGTGCCAGAGCCCCTGCCACTCTCAGCAACACGGGAGCCCGCCGCACCCAGTCAACCACCTGGTACTCGGGGACAGCCTCGAGTCGACCTCCGAGGGTGACCTGCTGGGACATCAGCCTCCAGGCGGTGCTAAGGATTTGGTTGATCAGAAGAGGAGGCAGGTGGCTTTTAAAGAATGAAGAACACTGTGTTACATTTTCACTaactatgttattatatatatctctacaaagGTCGGTTGAGGTAGTTGTTTTTATCAACGTGGGGAAACTTAAAGCTTGTGTGCTGCGTGGAGACGGGCGATCTAAAGAGCAAGTGCCGTCGGTGAAGGGTTGTGCGTGGCTATGGAAAAGATTCACAGCTGTCTCGTTCAGTCCGTGACTCGGGGCAGAATGAGGCTCCTCGTACTGCAAGATGGGAGTCGTTCTAGGGGCTTTACTACGCCCCGAAGTTTTCGACGACCTCACTTCCGCTCCCTTGTGAACCTGCAGTCCAGCCTTCAGGGAAGAAGCTCTGCATCTACAGGCGCGGGAAATGTCACAGCTCGCCGTAGAGGAGAGGAGACTCTTGCCTCCGCTCTGAACCCCGGGAAGTGCCGCCGAGTCCCTGAGTGGAAGAGGCTGTCTGTAAGGGGCGGAGGCTCGGGCGGTCACTTGGCCTACCAGTCCAGACCACTGCACCAGCCACGCCGCAGCGGCCACCTCACACGCCTGCTGCAGAGACGTCGGCGAACAGTGGGACGCCATCACCACACCTTGCACctgcgagataaaaaaaaagagttgcatCAGTGAGTTGCACTGAAATTCATCAATCGTCGCCCTCTCCCTctacataatatgcatattctAAAACAGATTTTGGCTTAcgctaaacaaataaagaaatacttATGCTTTTAGTTTTGGCAGtataaagtgagtgagtgtgtgtgtgtgtgtgtgtgtgtgtgtgtatgtgtgtgtgtgtgtgtgtgtgtgtgtgtgtgtgtgtgagtgtgtgtgtgtgtgttgtgtgtgtgtgtgtgtgtgtgtgtgtgtgtgtgtgtgtgtgtgtgtgtgtgtgtgtgtgtgtgtgtgtgtgtgtgtgtgtgtgtgtgtgtgtgtgtgtgtgtgtgtgtgtgtgtgtgtgtgtgtgtgtgtgtgcgtgtagatgaGAGTGTCACGTTGTTTACGCCAACAAAAACTATTCACAAACTATTTCCCTTAATCTGTAGCTTCATTGAACTAGGTCTGAGCCAAGTACGCAGGCAAGTTAGTAGACCTACTTTCAGAAAATTACGTGTTTGAGTTTCAATTATTTTTcgtgtcttttttgttttctgtttgcctctctcttctgatgaaaaaaaaagaagctcacGCAAGTCGTGTTGCAAAATAAGTGCACCAAGGACAGTCCTTATGCAATGGACTACTTCAAGTGCCACGGCTGAAAAGACTCTTACACAAATAAGTAATTACAATACTTGaccaaaaatatcaaaacaatctACACTAAGATTGTAAAATAGCCTTGACCATCtcagattagagagagaaagcttttttcaaagataaatcaataaataaacggTTAAAATAACTACTTGGCTGGGGTTCGGCGGGAACAAGCTATGCGCGGTGTTATTTTTCAACATACCCATAGTTGACCTAAATCTTTCTGTGGGTTTAGTTAATGCTGGTCAAATGCGTGAAGTTTAC
It includes:
- the LOC119580852 gene encoding uncharacterized protein LOC119580852, coding for MASHCSPTSLQQACEVAAAAWLVQWSGLVGQVTARASAPYRQPLPLRDSAALPGVQSGGKSLLSSTASCDISRACRCRASSLKAGLQVHKGAEVRSSKTSGRSKAPRTTPILQYEEPHSAPSHGLNETAVNLFHSHAQPFTDGTCSLDRPSPRSTQALSFPTLIKTTTSTDLCRDIYNNIVSENVTQCSSFFKSHLPPLLINQILSTAWRLMSQQVTLGGRLEAVPEYQVVDWVRRAPVLLRVAGALARRSFPLDLSGVPETCLDALMAEINEKLPPDQVNRLVLPKAKFKSCKSAVLECQGILLQFLKKTNLASLTLHSELCDNSALETISTLSLQELDIGSSTVTEEGIINKLCGLPFKTGSEVVEALRDCRYSSTHLSKYLRKFSMSFQNISSPVYHLILVLFPELHFYNPHRDIKPCIREYVRLGLSLEKEHGSTTARKLKLQKISLGNATRSEILEVSRLCPSTTEISLNVELNAEETLNALESFAQLTDFKLSYYPSFASSAPKLNGSILLPLLLTYKNQINSLSLTGFNISDKCLHELSQLPELKSLSMADCWLSNPKGLSPDPFSSLEKLSLQFLPPNSTMHLLTSSKKLHSLSLDFVASEWEGSALSDTHVKQLVISGKLNALQSFTVASPYLTLASVKSLTLLPTLRSVGHLARWGLTDEELHCINHSGPPHLICMQ